One genomic segment of Luteimonas galliterrae includes these proteins:
- a CDS encoding DMT family protein, producing MSPERLLPVLLLLGSNIFMTFAWYGHLKYKTTPLFWAILASWGIAFFEYCLQVPANRMGSAIYSAPQLKGMQEVITLLVFAAFSAGYLGQPLKWNHWAGFALIAVAAWLIFMEP from the coding sequence ATGTCCCCCGAACGACTGCTGCCTGTCCTGCTGCTGCTGGGCTCGAACATCTTCATGACTTTCGCCTGGTATGGGCACCTGAAATACAAGACCACGCCCCTGTTCTGGGCGATCCTGGCCAGCTGGGGCATCGCCTTCTTCGAATACTGCCTGCAGGTGCCGGCCAACCGCATGGGCAGCGCGATCTATTCGGCGCCGCAGCTCAAAGGCATGCAGGAGGTGATCACGCTGCTGGTCTTCGCGGCGTTCTCGGCCGGCTATCTGGGCCAGCCGTTGAAGTGGAACCATTGGGCCGGTTTTGCGCTGATCGCGGTAGCGGCCTGGCTGATCTTCATGGAACCGTAG
- a CDS encoding efflux RND transporter periplasmic adaptor subunit, giving the protein MSAPRKAPHSRLGRRIGIAVALLALLAAGLWFWNQRKAGAAESGYRTSAVERGDIRVAISATGTLSAISTVTVGSQISGQVTDVLVDFNDRVKKDQIIAKIDPASYEAQIQQGNAAIASAQASLRQMQATLRNAELDYQRKADLGKQKLVAQSDVDLARAARDQAQAQVNSAQAQIRQQTASTQTTRINLGRTVIRSPVDGVVLTRTIEPGQTVAASLQAPELFKIAEDLAKMKIELAVDEADIGQVKVGQAVSFTADAFADRQFKGVVDQVRLSATTTNNVVTYPVVVTVDNSDGTLLPGLTVNAEIEVSRRNNVLKVSNAALRYKPASEEGSNAAAPQTVTMRGGGMADDLVRVAAGLKLNAEQQATFDTAIEAMRQRQAARMAPQAGNGGSSLFGRGGSGGGMRIVMGGAGGDIQAQIRQRMIERTNQQFAPFRATLTPGQQKQWDAQISELVGAKRAPLYKLVDGKPQMTMVRVGASDGTSTEVSGDIKQDDLVVTGERAAASGQSSARAAPGGGG; this is encoded by the coding sequence ATGAGCGCACCCCGTAAAGCCCCCCATTCCCGTCTAGGCCGCCGCATCGGCATCGCCGTGGCCCTGCTGGCGTTGCTTGCGGCCGGACTCTGGTTCTGGAACCAGCGCAAGGCCGGCGCGGCCGAAAGCGGCTATCGCACCAGCGCGGTCGAGCGCGGCGACATCCGGGTGGCGATTTCCGCCACCGGCACGCTCAGCGCGATTTCCACGGTCACGGTCGGCAGCCAGATTTCCGGGCAGGTGACCGATGTGCTGGTCGACTTCAACGACCGGGTCAAGAAGGACCAAATCATCGCCAAGATCGATCCGGCCAGCTACGAGGCGCAGATCCAGCAGGGCAATGCCGCCATCGCCAGCGCGCAAGCGTCCTTGCGGCAAATGCAGGCCACGCTGCGCAACGCGGAACTCGACTACCAGCGCAAGGCCGACCTGGGCAAGCAGAAACTGGTCGCGCAGAGCGACGTGGATCTGGCCCGCGCCGCGCGCGATCAGGCGCAGGCACAGGTCAATTCGGCGCAGGCCCAGATCCGCCAGCAGACCGCATCGACGCAAACCACGCGCATCAACCTGGGCCGCACCGTGATCCGCTCGCCGGTGGACGGCGTGGTGCTGACCCGTACGATCGAGCCCGGGCAGACGGTCGCGGCCAGCCTGCAGGCGCCGGAGTTGTTCAAGATCGCCGAAGACCTGGCCAAGATGAAGATCGAGCTGGCCGTAGACGAAGCCGACATCGGCCAGGTCAAGGTCGGCCAGGCCGTGTCGTTCACCGCCGACGCATTCGCCGACCGCCAGTTCAAAGGCGTGGTCGACCAGGTGCGGCTATCGGCGACCACCACCAACAACGTGGTCACGTATCCGGTCGTCGTCACTGTCGACAATAGCGATGGTACGTTGCTGCCGGGCTTGACCGTCAATGCCGAAATCGAGGTCAGCCGCCGCAATAACGTATTGAAGGTGTCCAACGCGGCGTTGCGCTACAAGCCGGCCAGCGAAGAGGGCAGCAATGCGGCGGCTCCGCAAACGGTGACGATGCGCGGTGGCGGCATGGCCGACGACCTCGTCCGCGTCGCCGCGGGGCTCAAGCTCAATGCCGAGCAACAGGCCACGTTCGATACCGCGATCGAGGCGATGCGCCAACGCCAGGCCGCGCGCATGGCGCCGCAGGCCGGCAACGGCGGCAGCAGCCTGTTCGGCCGCGGCGGCAGCGGTGGCGGCATGCGCATCGTGATGGGCGGTGCCGGCGGCGATATCCAGGCGCAGATCCGCCAGCGCATGATCGAACGCACAAACCAGCAGTTCGCGCCGTTCCGCGCCACCCTGACGCCAGGCCAGCAGAAGCAATGGGATGCGCAGATCTCCGAACTGGTCGGCGCCAAGCGCGCGCCGCTGTACAAATTGGTCGACGGCAAGCCGCAGATGACGATGGTCCGTGTCGGCGCCAGCGACGGCACCAGCACCGAAGTGTCGGGCGACATCAAGCAGGACGACCTGGTGGTGACCGGCGAACGCGCCGCGGCGAGCGGGCAGTCTTCCGCTCGCGCGGCACCGGGAGGCGGTGGATGA
- a CDS encoding TPM domain-containing protein, translating to MASRKPALAWAAAFALLLACVAPSLAFAQQAAIPPLTSPAIDTTGTLTAEQKQQIEQQALALQQRKGSQLQVLMVPTTQPETIEQYAVRAFEQYKIGRKGVDDAVLLVVAKDDRKVKIEVGYGLEGAIPDITAGRVIQEYLAPKFRAGDYGGGLIDATAVLAKLIDDEPLPEPMAQPREGEGDSGGNWVFALFVALIAANLVRGVFRRAPAGIRGVLTGGAAGGAAWLISSLLGLGIAAGVIGLVYGLVSVSAGRFARGGGDWGGFGGGGFGGGGFGGGGGFGGGGGGWSGGGGMSGGGGASGSW from the coding sequence ATGGCTTCGCGCAAGCCCGCGCTCGCATGGGCGGCAGCGTTCGCGCTGTTGCTCGCGTGCGTGGCGCCGTCGCTCGCGTTCGCGCAGCAGGCCGCGATCCCGCCGCTGACCTCGCCGGCGATCGACACCACCGGCACGCTCACCGCCGAACAGAAGCAGCAGATCGAACAACAGGCGCTGGCCCTGCAGCAACGCAAAGGCAGCCAGCTGCAGGTGCTGATGGTGCCGACCACGCAGCCCGAAACGATCGAGCAATACGCGGTGCGCGCGTTCGAGCAGTACAAGATCGGCCGCAAGGGTGTCGACGACGCGGTGCTGCTGGTCGTGGCCAAGGACGACCGCAAGGTCAAGATCGAAGTAGGCTACGGCTTGGAAGGCGCGATCCCGGACATCACAGCCGGCCGTGTCATCCAGGAGTATCTCGCGCCGAAATTCCGGGCCGGCGATTACGGTGGCGGCCTCATCGATGCGACCGCCGTGCTCGCCAAACTGATCGACGACGAACCGCTACCCGAACCGATGGCCCAGCCGCGCGAAGGCGAGGGCGATAGCGGCGGCAATTGGGTATTCGCCCTGTTCGTGGCCTTGATCGCGGCCAACCTGGTGCGCGGCGTGTTCCGGCGAGCGCCTGCCGGCATCCGTGGCGTCCTGACCGGCGGCGCGGCGGGCGGTGCGGCCTGGCTGATTTCGTCCTTGCTGGGCCTGGGCATCGCTGCGGGCGTGATCGGGCTCGTGTATGGCCTGGTAAGCGTTTCGGCCGGACGTTTTGCGCGGGGCGGCGGCGACTGGGGCGGCTTCGGCGGCGGTGGCTTCGGAGGTGGCGGTTTCGGCGGGGGCGGCGGCTTCGGCGGCGGTGGAGGCGGCTGGTCCGGCGGCGGCGGCATGAGCGGAGGCGGCGGCGCCTCGGGGAGTTGGTGA
- a CDS encoding sensor histidine kinase codes for MPQALSRKFKRAFVLQAVIASVVIVIGVFAINAVLKRNLLERRLQSQSAEYWQSWERDPQRAQPLGIVVKGYVVPRGANADTLPSEIKGFGAGFHEMPGRNQAVYVDERPAGRLYLVYNEGFVDELTLWLGVVPTGLALLVLYAVTWLTYRTSRKLVEPVSWLAREVARWDPRQPDAGRLAPERLPAALEGEVRQLANALHDLAVRVGAFVARERAFTRDASHELRTPLTVIRVASDLLLADPDLPPRTHRSLQRVQFAGRDMEAVIDAFLVLAREADVAPQSEDFSVRDVVYEEVVNVRPLLAGKSVQLDVIEDASPRLHAPPRVLGVMVGNLLGNACQFTDEGRIEVRIGSDRIVVRDTGIGMSREELDKAFEPFYRADQQHPVGKGIGLSIVRRLGERFGWPVTLVSAPGEGTTATIAFA; via the coding sequence ATGCCGCAGGCGCTGTCCCGCAAGTTCAAGCGCGCCTTCGTGCTGCAGGCGGTCATCGCCAGCGTGGTGATCGTGATCGGCGTGTTCGCGATCAACGCGGTGCTCAAGCGCAACCTGCTGGAGCGGCGGCTGCAGTCGCAGTCCGCCGAATACTGGCAGTCGTGGGAACGCGATCCGCAGCGGGCGCAGCCGCTGGGCATCGTGGTCAAGGGTTACGTGGTGCCGCGCGGCGCGAACGCCGACACGTTGCCATCGGAGATAAAGGGATTCGGCGCCGGTTTCCACGAAATGCCCGGGCGCAACCAGGCGGTGTACGTGGACGAGCGTCCCGCGGGCCGTCTGTACCTGGTTTACAACGAAGGCTTCGTCGACGAGCTCACTTTGTGGCTGGGCGTGGTGCCGACCGGGCTGGCGTTGCTGGTGCTCTATGCGGTGACCTGGCTGACGTATCGCACGTCGCGCAAGTTGGTCGAACCCGTGTCATGGCTTGCGCGCGAGGTCGCGCGCTGGGATCCGCGCCAACCCGATGCCGGCCGGCTCGCGCCCGAACGGCTGCCCGCCGCGCTCGAAGGCGAAGTCAGGCAGCTGGCCAATGCGCTGCACGACCTGGCGGTGCGCGTCGGCGCCTTCGTCGCGCGCGAGCGCGCGTTCACGCGCGACGCCAGCCACGAACTGCGCACGCCGCTGACCGTGATCCGCGTGGCTTCGGACCTGCTGCTGGCCGATCCCGACCTGCCGCCGCGCACGCACCGCTCGCTGCAGCGCGTGCAATTCGCCGGACGCGATATGGAAGCGGTGATCGACGCGTTCCTGGTGCTCGCGCGCGAAGCCGACGTGGCGCCGCAGAGCGAGGACTTCAGCGTCCGCGACGTGGTCTACGAGGAAGTGGTCAACGTGCGCCCGCTGCTGGCCGGCAAGTCGGTGCAATTGGACGTGATCGAGGACGCATCGCCGCGGCTGCATGCGCCGCCGCGCGTGCTCGGGGTGATGGTCGGCAACCTGCTCGGCAACGCCTGCCAGTTCACCGACGAGGGACGCATCGAGGTGCGGATCGGAAGCGACCGCATCGTGGTGCGCGACACCGGCATCGGCATGAGCCGCGAAGAACTGGACAAGGCGTTCGAGCCGTTCTACCGCGCCGACCAGCAGCATCCGGTCGGCAAAGGCATTGGCCTGTCGATCGTGCGTCGGCTCGGCGAGCGCTTCGGCTGGCCGGTCACCCTGGTCAGCGCGCCTGGCGAAGGCACCACGGCGACCATCGCCTTCGCGTAG
- a CDS encoding TPM domain-containing protein → MAMSLTRLLRHLFARPAHGLYPPDSLQRIADAIAEGENRHRGEVCFAVESALPARQALMGRDARHRAAEVFGQLGVWDTAANNGVLVYLLLADHRIEIVADRGLEGRISAEQWRGICQMMEERLKAGEPEAAAVRAVAAVSGLLAEHFPRAAGDPDDNELPDLPRILD, encoded by the coding sequence ATGGCGATGTCCCTGACCCGGCTGCTGCGTCACTTGTTCGCGCGCCCGGCGCATGGCCTGTATCCGCCGGACAGTCTGCAGCGGATCGCCGACGCGATCGCCGAAGGCGAAAACCGCCATCGCGGCGAGGTGTGTTTCGCGGTGGAATCGGCGTTGCCGGCGCGGCAGGCGTTGATGGGCCGCGACGCGCGCCATCGCGCCGCTGAAGTTTTCGGGCAATTGGGCGTCTGGGATACGGCCGCCAACAACGGTGTGTTGGTGTACCTGCTGCTGGCCGACCATCGCATAGAAATCGTCGCGGACCGCGGGTTGGAGGGCCGGATCAGCGCCGAGCAATGGCGCGGCATCTGCCAGATGATGGAAGAGCGTTTGAAGGCCGGAGAGCCGGAAGCGGCGGCGGTGCGCGCCGTGGCGGCGGTATCGGGCCTGCTGGCGGAACATTTCCCGCGCGCGGCCGGCGATCCAGACGACAACGAGCTGCCGGACCTGCCCAGGATCCTCGATTAA
- a CDS encoding ABC transporter permease, whose product MNFADILRTAIFALRGNWMRSALTSLGVIIGIAAVIVMVSVGQGTQAEIDKLVSGLGSQRLDISPGSNRGAGGVRMSASSFFTLSEGDVDAIRNEIPEVQYVAGALRGGTQVVFAENNWSSNWQGVQPDFFEINGWAIANGELFDAQDYSSAAKEVILGETVRRELFGEDSGIGQTIRLGRVPFTVIGTLAPKGQGGFGQDQDDVIMVPLETGRRRLMGMMGLPPSAVMQIALTVTDAKDLTYAQTEVEALLRQRHKIKPGDDDDFTVRNISEIVATRTQTTRLMSLLLGAVATISLIVGGIGIMNIMLVSVTERIREIGLRMAVGAGPSDVRRQFLAEAMLISLIGGVIGIVLGIVGALAVGQFSELPVALNEKVIGLAAGFSIATGLFFGYYPARKASQLDPIEALRQQ is encoded by the coding sequence ATGAACTTCGCGGACATCCTGCGCACAGCGATTTTCGCCTTGCGGGGCAACTGGATGCGCAGCGCGTTGACCTCGCTCGGCGTGATCATCGGCATCGCAGCGGTGATCGTGATGGTGTCGGTGGGCCAGGGCACGCAGGCCGAAATCGACAAGCTGGTGTCGGGCCTGGGCTCGCAGCGGCTCGACATCTCGCCCGGTTCCAACCGCGGCGCCGGCGGCGTGCGCATGAGCGCGAGCAGCTTCTTCACCCTCAGCGAAGGCGACGTCGACGCGATCCGCAACGAGATCCCGGAAGTGCAGTACGTGGCCGGAGCGCTGCGCGGCGGGACCCAGGTGGTGTTCGCCGAGAACAACTGGTCCAGCAACTGGCAGGGCGTGCAGCCGGATTTCTTCGAGATCAACGGCTGGGCGATCGCCAACGGCGAGTTGTTCGACGCGCAGGATTACAGCAGCGCGGCCAAGGAAGTGATTCTGGGCGAAACGGTGCGCCGCGAGCTGTTCGGAGAGGACAGCGGCATCGGCCAGACGATCCGCCTGGGCCGGGTGCCGTTCACCGTGATCGGCACGCTGGCTCCGAAAGGGCAGGGCGGCTTCGGCCAGGACCAGGACGATGTGATCATGGTGCCGCTGGAAACCGGCCGGCGCCGCTTGATGGGCATGATGGGCCTGCCGCCCAGCGCGGTGATGCAGATCGCGCTGACCGTGACCGACGCCAAGGACCTCACTTACGCGCAGACCGAGGTCGAGGCCTTGCTGCGCCAGCGCCACAAGATCAAGCCCGGCGACGACGACGACTTCACCGTGCGCAACATCTCCGAGATCGTGGCCACGCGCACGCAGACCACGCGGCTGATGTCGCTGCTGCTGGGCGCGGTGGCCACTATCTCGCTGATCGTGGGCGGCATCGGCATCATGAACATCATGCTGGTGTCGGTGACCGAGCGCATCCGCGAAATCGGCCTGCGCATGGCGGTCGGCGCGGGGCCCAGCGATGTGCGCCGGCAGTTCCTGGCCGAAGCGATGCTGATTTCGCTGATCGGAGGCGTGATCGGCATCGTGCTGGGCATCGTCGGCGCGTTGGCCGTGGGCCAGTTCAGCGAATTGCCGGTCGCGTTGAACGAGAAGGTGATCGGACTGGCGGCGGGTTTCTCGATCGCTACGGGCTTGTTCTTCGGCTATTACCCGGCGCGCAAGGCGTCGCAGCTCGATCCGATCGAGGCGTTGCGCCAGCAGTAA
- a CDS encoding LemA family protein, producing the protein MRAVSPFRLILLTLLAVLLSGCGYNQIQQKDEAVKAGWSEVLNQYKRRADLIPNLVSTVKGYAAHEQQVLTAVTEARAKVSQINVNADDAESLAKFQQAQGELSSALSRLMVVTENYPNLKADQSFLGLQTQLEGTENRITVARGRYIQVVQDYNTYIRSFPQNLVAMMFGYKPKPNFTVENERAIQEAPAVDFGQPQQPAQPQQPQPAQ; encoded by the coding sequence ATGCGTGCCGTTTCCCCTTTCCGCCTGATCCTGCTGACCCTGCTCGCGGTATTGCTGTCCGGCTGCGGCTACAACCAGATCCAGCAGAAGGACGAAGCGGTCAAGGCCGGCTGGTCCGAAGTGCTCAACCAGTACAAGCGCCGCGCCGACCTGATCCCCAACCTGGTCAGCACGGTGAAGGGCTATGCGGCGCACGAACAGCAGGTCCTCACCGCCGTGACCGAGGCCCGCGCCAAGGTCAGCCAGATCAACGTCAATGCGGACGATGCCGAATCGTTGGCCAAGTTCCAACAGGCGCAGGGCGAACTGTCCAGCGCGCTGTCGCGGCTGATGGTGGTGACCGAAAACTATCCCAACCTGAAGGCCGACCAGTCGTTCCTCGGCCTGCAGACGCAACTGGAAGGCACCGAGAACCGGATCACCGTCGCGCGCGGCCGTTACATCCAGGTGGTGCAGGACTACAACACCTATATCCGCTCGTTCCCGCAGAACCTGGTCGCGATGATGTTCGGCTACAAGCCCAAGCCGAATTTCACCGTCGAGAACGAGCGCGCGATCCAGGAAGCGCCTGCGGTCGATTTCGGCCAGCCGCAACAACCCGCGCAGCCGCAGCAACCGCAGCCGGCGCAGTGA
- a CDS encoding DUF962 domain-containing protein gives MSRFTSFREFYPFYLSEHRNTVSRRLHFIGSCGVLALVAVAIVQRNGWWLLAALFCGYGFAWIGHFFFEKNRPATFKHPLYSFMGDWVMFKDIIAGKIKF, from the coding sequence ATGAGCCGCTTCACCAGTTTCCGCGAGTTCTATCCGTTCTATCTCAGCGAACACCGCAACACCGTCAGCCGCCGCTTGCACTTCATCGGCAGTTGCGGCGTGCTTGCGCTGGTGGCGGTCGCCATCGTGCAGCGCAATGGCTGGTGGCTGCTGGCGGCTTTGTTTTGCGGCTACGGTTTCGCCTGGATCGGCCATTTCTTCTTCGAGAAGAACCGGCCGGCTACCTTCAAGCATCCGCTGTATTCGTTCATGGGCGACTGGGTGATGTTCAAGGACATCATTGCCGGAAAGATTAAATTCTGA
- a CDS encoding diacylglycerol kinase produces MADEFGHLPRGPVRIMKAAVWSLQGLRAAWLHESSFRLEVYLFAILAPIGWWLGTGGVERALLIGSMLLVLSIELLNSAVEAVIERYGPEHHELAGRAKDMGSAAVFVLMMNVLLVWGAILGPRYLF; encoded by the coding sequence ATGGCGGACGAATTCGGCCATCTGCCGCGCGGCCCGGTGCGGATCATGAAAGCGGCGGTCTGGTCGCTGCAGGGCCTGCGCGCGGCGTGGCTGCACGAATCCTCGTTCCGGCTCGAGGTCTACCTGTTCGCGATCCTGGCGCCGATCGGCTGGTGGCTCGGCACGGGCGGCGTGGAGCGTGCGCTGCTGATCGGTTCGATGCTGTTGGTGCTGAGCATAGAGTTGCTGAATTCCGCGGTCGAAGCGGTGATCGAACGCTACGGCCCCGAGCACCACGAATTGGCCGGACGCGCCAAGGACATGGGCTCGGCCGCGGTGTTCGTGCTGATGATGAACGTTCTGCTGGTCTGGGGCGCGATCCTCGGCCCGCGCTACCTCTTTTGA
- a CDS encoding TerC family protein codes for MDLSFLASPDAWLTLVTLSALEIVLGIDNLVFISIAVGRLPEHRRPVARKIGIAVACITRILLLIMLAFLARMERDLFMLFGMGISIRDLVLILGGIFLVVKGTLEIRDLISGGEDEDPRTTKASQVFWVVIAQIAVIDIVFSLDSVITAVGMAQHIPIMVFAILLAVAIMLLAANPLGKFIDENPTVKMLALAFILLIGAVLILDGLSVHVPKPYIYFAMGFSVLVEWLNLLMRRRAASHRIPGAGQW; via the coding sequence ATGGATCTGAGTTTCCTGGCTTCTCCCGATGCATGGCTGACGCTGGTCACCTTGAGCGCGCTGGAAATCGTGCTCGGCATCGACAACCTGGTGTTCATCTCGATCGCGGTCGGGCGCCTGCCCGAACACCGCCGCCCGGTGGCGCGCAAGATCGGCATCGCGGTGGCGTGCATCACGCGCATCCTGCTGTTGATCATGCTGGCGTTCCTGGCGCGGATGGAGCGGGACCTGTTCATGCTGTTCGGCATGGGCATCTCGATCCGCGACCTGGTGCTGATCCTGGGCGGCATATTCCTGGTGGTGAAAGGCACGCTGGAGATCCGCGACCTGATCAGCGGCGGCGAGGACGAGGATCCGCGGACCACCAAGGCGTCGCAGGTGTTTTGGGTGGTGATCGCGCAGATCGCGGTCATCGACATCGTGTTCTCGCTGGATTCGGTGATCACCGCGGTCGGCATGGCCCAGCACATTCCGATCATGGTGTTCGCGATCCTGCTGGCGGTGGCAATCATGCTGCTGGCCGCCAACCCGCTGGGCAAGTTCATCGACGAGAACCCGACGGTGAAGATGCTGGCATTGGCCTTCATCCTGCTGATCGGCGCGGTGCTGATCCTGGACGGCCTGTCGGTGCACGTGCCCAAGCCCTACATCTACTTCGCGATGGGCTTCTCGGTGCTGGTCGAATGGCTCAACCTGCTGATGCGCCGCCGCGCGGCTTCGCACAGGATCCCCGGCGCCGGGCAGTGGTAG
- a CDS encoding response regulator transcription factor, producing MRNPQEPAGLVLIVEDNRNISEMVGEYLEGRGFEVDYAADGLDGYRLATENNYDVVVLDLMLPRLDGIEVCRRLREEARKSTPVLMLTARDTLDEKLTGLGAGADDYLTKPFAIQELEARLRALIRRERRQVGAEVLKVADLVLDPASLRATRGGTELQLSPIGLKLLTILMRESPRVVSRQEIEREIWGNGLPDSDTLRSHLYNLRKTIDKPFDRPLLHTVQSAGYRIADIEHPPA from the coding sequence ATGAGGAACCCACAAGAGCCTGCCGGGCTCGTATTGATCGTCGAAGACAACCGCAATATTTCGGAAATGGTCGGCGAGTATCTGGAAGGCCGCGGTTTCGAGGTCGACTATGCGGCGGACGGCCTCGATGGCTATCGCCTGGCCACCGAAAACAACTACGACGTGGTCGTGCTGGACCTGATGCTGCCGCGGCTGGACGGCATCGAAGTCTGCCGCCGCCTGCGCGAAGAAGCGCGCAAATCGACGCCGGTGCTGATGCTGACCGCGCGCGACACGCTCGACGAGAAGCTCACCGGCCTGGGCGCCGGCGCCGACGATTACCTGACCAAGCCGTTCGCGATCCAGGAGCTCGAAGCGCGCCTGCGCGCGCTGATCCGGCGCGAGCGTCGCCAGGTGGGCGCCGAAGTGCTCAAGGTCGCCGACCTGGTGCTCGATCCGGCCAGCCTGCGCGCCACCCGCGGCGGCACCGAGCTGCAGCTGTCGCCGATCGGCCTGAAGCTGCTGACGATCCTGATGCGCGAATCGCCGCGCGTGGTCAGCCGCCAGGAGATCGAGCGCGAAATCTGGGGCAACGGCCTGCCGGATTCGGACACCTTGCGCAGCCATCTGTACAACCTGCGCAAGACCATCGACAAGCCGTTCGACCGGCCGTTGCTGCATACCGTGCAAAGCGCCGGCTATCGCATCGCGGACATCGAACACCCGCCCGCCTGA
- a CDS encoding ABC transporter ATP-binding protein gives MNDANAVAVIRTHALGKVYSPGTEAEVVALKGVELRIDRGDFVAIMGPSGSGKSTLMNLIGCLDTPSSGSYECDGVDVSTLDAEDLAVLRRDKIGFVFQGFNLLPRMSALENVAMPLGYAQVPPAERLRLAQEALAAVGLSDRAGHRPTELSGGQQQRVAIARALINKPPIILADEPTGALDSKTGEEILALFKRLRDEDHTVVLITHDAEVAAHADRIYLMHDGELHAQERAAA, from the coding sequence ATGAACGATGCCAACGCCGTCGCGGTGATCCGCACCCACGCGCTGGGCAAGGTCTACTCGCCCGGCACCGAAGCCGAAGTCGTGGCGCTGAAGGGCGTGGAGCTGCGGATCGATCGCGGCGATTTCGTCGCGATCATGGGTCCGTCCGGTTCGGGCAAATCGACGCTGATGAACCTGATCGGCTGCCTGGACACGCCCAGCAGCGGAAGCTACGAGTGCGATGGCGTCGACGTGTCCACGCTCGACGCGGAAGACCTCGCGGTGCTGCGCCGGGACAAGATCGGATTCGTGTTCCAGGGCTTCAACCTGCTGCCGCGGATGAGCGCGCTGGAGAACGTGGCGATGCCGCTGGGCTACGCGCAGGTGCCGCCGGCCGAACGCCTGCGCCTGGCGCAGGAAGCGCTGGCCGCGGTCGGCCTGTCCGACCGTGCCGGGCACCGCCCGACCGAACTGTCCGGCGGCCAGCAGCAGCGCGTGGCGATTGCCCGCGCGCTGATCAACAAACCGCCGATCATCCTGGCCGACGAACCCACCGGGGCGCTCGATTCCAAGACCGGCGAGGAGATCCTGGCCCTGTTCAAGCGCCTGCGCGACGAGGACCATACGGTGGTGCTGATCACCCACGACGCCGAAGTGGCCGCGCACGCCGACCGCATCTACCTGATGCACGACGGCGAGCTGCACGCGCAGGAGCGGGCGGCGGCATGA
- a CDS encoding GDSL-type esterase/lipase family protein — MRARAAQLIFVALFAVLTLAAGCAANPSATTPSPPPLDPPSADWTVDLAAFAAQDAADPPPQRPVVFTGSSSIRLWQTLAEDFPGVPTLNRGFGGSQLRDVAHYADTLAIQYRPRMIVIYGGDNDINAGRDAQQVLSDFRAVVARIRSDLPDVPIVYLSIKPSPSRESQLATQREANAAIRAEAARWPRVEFVDVATPMLDAGGRPRPELFVEDRLHMNRDGYALWRRIVAPHLK; from the coding sequence ATGCGAGCGCGTGCCGCACAGCTGATTTTTGTCGCCCTGTTCGCGGTCCTGACGCTGGCCGCCGGCTGTGCGGCCAATCCGTCGGCCACAACGCCATCCCCGCCCCCGCTCGATCCGCCATCGGCCGACTGGACCGTTGATCTGGCCGCATTCGCGGCCCAGGATGCCGCCGATCCGCCTCCTCAGCGGCCGGTCGTGTTCACCGGCAGTTCCTCGATCCGGCTATGGCAGACCCTGGCCGAGGATTTCCCCGGCGTGCCGACGCTCAACCGCGGCTTCGGCGGTTCGCAACTGCGCGATGTGGCGCACTACGCGGACACCCTGGCGATCCAGTACCGGCCGCGCATGATCGTGATCTACGGCGGCGACAACGACATCAACGCCGGCCGCGATGCGCAGCAGGTGCTGTCCGATTTCCGCGCGGTGGTCGCGCGCATCCGCAGCGATTTGCCCGATGTGCCCATCGTCTATCTGTCGATCAAGCCCAGTCCGTCTCGCGAATCGCAGCTGGCGACGCAACGGGAGGCCAATGCCGCGATACGCGCCGAAGCGGCTAGGTGGCCTCGGGTCGAATTCGTCGACGTGGCTACGCCGATGCTGGACGCCGGCGGCAGGCCTCGTCCGGAGTTGTTCGTCGAGGATCGCCTGCATATGAATCGCGACGGCTACGCGCTATGGCGGCGAATCGTTGCGCCTCACCTGAAATAG